In Carassius auratus strain Wakin unplaced genomic scaffold, ASM336829v1 scaf_tig00032050, whole genome shotgun sequence, the DNA window tttttttttttttttgtaatggcatatttttttatagtttctgttcagttttataaagtttcgttcattattattgaaacaaatgtcatTCCATAGTTATACACATTGACTGTGAACCAATAAGCTTTGGGTCATTGTTTCAACCAGGGAACATTCTAATATAATGTTTACCTtgacttaaaggtgctgtagggaacttttgtaaaaaatatattttttacatatttattaaacctgtcattatgtcctgacagtagaatatgagacagataatctgtgaaaaaaatcaagctcctctggctcctcccagtggtcctattgccatttgccgttacggaccgctcccggtaagaaatcaaccaatcagagctgcggtccgtaactttgtttgtgttcaaaatgtagaaaaatgtatataataagcgagtaaaccatgaatccattttccaaaccgtgtttttagcttgttctgaatcactagggtgcacctataataagtgtttatattcagacttttTTAGATACCGCAGCTTTTAAGGTAAAATACATACGCTCAAAAGACATATTTAGGTTGAATGACATGTTCATCTCAAGCTAAGGTTAGTTCATAAGGTTTTGGTTAACACATCTTGGGTGGAAAGAGCTGCTTGTAAATCAGTTAAAACGAGTCCCTTCAGGCTCCTGTTACACTGGTCAGGGCAGTCTGAGGTCACAGGTGATGTTAATTATAGATGTGCTTTGTTCTGTCTTAACCATGAGCAGTGATGACAGTGGTGGATCATGTTTACACTTGTTCCCCTCGTAAAAGATTTATAGGAGAAGCTGCCTCTAGACTGCAAATATCCCCTGAGGACACTTTGTGAGCAAAGTCAATCTATTTTCTTAAAACTATACTcatgtttcagaaagtttttcCAGGGAATTCATAGAGGGCGAAACTTAACAGGGAATTTGTGTTCTTACAACCAATAAAAGCAAAGAAAGTATTTTgagataaatacaataaatacaattattataattatcattattgtcTATGATTGAGATTCATAcgatatgcattttaaatttatttcgacatacaaaaataaaaataaaaaaaataaaaataaaaaaaaataaaaataaaaaaaaaagttggagaGAATGGAGGGGTGGACAACACTTCTTACCCAACTATTTCACTTCACTGATCATTACTTgattttcatgttgattttaaacatatagttaaaaaataaagttgaagGTCAGTGTATAACACCTGTTCTCTTTTTGAACTGTCTGGTTCAAAAGACACCCCTAGTGACTAGCTCTTTGCCTTCATCCACCAGACACAGTTCAAAGGTCACAAAGAAAAGGacttatccatccatccattatatcATTACATCAGCCATTATCCAGTGCAGCCCCCTCTGCCAGGCTGCCTAGTCTGTGCTCAGGGCGTATGATCACATGGGCACATGGGAAATCAAAATGTGTGAAAGCGAGTACCAGCACAAACAAGCAAACAGCAAGTCTGCACTGGCTACACACCAGCCACGATAAATGCAGCATACATGACTtcaataaatatcaatatatatatatatatatatatatatatatataaatataaatatatatatatatatatatatatatatatatatatatatatatatatatatatatatatatatataaagatacagATAAAAAGACTGcttaatttattaactttttatttttgctgctgctgctgtttcatTAATATTAAGGTCACTATAGACCTACAGTAATGTGCGGATATAGTAGTGACACACATCCCAAACTGTATTTCCCCAAACAGTttattcacttaagacataacttaATGTGTTTAGAGGGGTCATTTGACATGATTTCaagtttaataactttaattaaattaagaataattcagtcagtaattataattagatttttgtgAGACCTTAATTTTTGTGATTCAAAAGGGCGAATTATgcagaaatacaaaaaaagatgtattattttctttctttcttttctcttttttttttttgcgttggATTCAGTGATCGCAGAATCGCGGAAAAACTGGAGGGACTGTCTAACATTTCATGCAGTTTACTGTTGACAAACATGATGCAGCAAAACAACTCACCACGAGATAGCATGTAAAATGCAGTTAGGCTATTTGTctttaaagtggaagtgaagAAATCAGTCAAATTTACATTATttagttaaattgttttattatttaacttactGTATGTACTTAACAGTggcaattgtaaataaatgcaactaCTTGAAGACCCACCAGACACATAACATGGGCCTTCACCGTTCCCTCTCTCTACAATTGCAACAATGGCAATGGAAAAAAGTGAGACGACACATACGGTTTTCTTTATGTTTAGTCTCTGGTCATTAGTTAACTTGTTCCCCAATTTCTGATTAGGCGGGCATGCATGTGAAATCTTTAGACTTGTAACCAAACCATAATCCATACCAACAAAAGACAATAGtttatttaaagagccacacagatgggaaatcaaaaattacctgtattacagtgtatgatgtagctgtccatcagtgtaaacaatgtgcaaagtaattaaaccaaaaagtacacgatttataaagttattggcttctaaagtaaggagtcgactctgaatcgctgaaacgagtcgttatagatttcaaatattttgcccatctctatgtacgtcactaggaacactttgcataataatctccgcctaccgtctctggagaaacggaactctgagctgccccacccccacacagacgctctggttggtgtgagagcattgtgtcgaggagacagtgtgtttttaattgtaaaggcaagtttgttttattttcactgccaaagaatgaagatcagaagaaccaatggctaaaattcatttttaccacaataccagagcagtacaacaaatccttgttgtgttcacaacatttcactgatgactgcttttctaatctcggtgagtacaaggcgggattttcaaagcgtttggccataaaagagggttcattaccaactttatttagaacaacgagcatctccgaatcacaacgcgaagtatgattatgaagttatgtgtctgttttctcccgagcgtcttatcagtatgtgtgctgtctgcagcctgtctgcgctgatcgtcatgtacaaacacgtcattaaaatgaagtgtaacaagtgctgctaacagatattctgtgataaagtaatccatatgaaaacaacgcgatgtctgtttttcatgtctcccttcgttatatctaatgtgaccacgcccccgcgctgaacgcgctattcagattcaaactgaagcgcgcggcttgaatacgcacacacagaagaaaaagcagcgagactgttcaagttttttattttactgtttgcttcgcgatgagaggaataagacataattgaccctaaaaagatgctaacgcattgtttaccatgaagttgtgtgcggaacaaccaatcaaaactgtcagttgaccaatcagaacacagtatgctaccgaaaggtggggtttaaggaaactgaatcttttgaacagcttcgcgcgaaccgtttggggatctccgagaattgaggtaattttaaaattatattttgaccaaatgacaatgtttttaaaccttggatggatttaaacctattctacaggacttaaaaacagtgataggaagcttcaaattttcatcttactggctctttaacctTTACTGATATGAAGTGCAAGCTGCAAATGCCAGCATCTTTGATGATTGTTTCTGTCCATTCTGCTTGTTTTATTACACAGCTGACATTGTTCTTTAAAAtagttatatatttctatttttattaaagtaGAAATCAGTTTACTAACTAAATAATGTAAACTTGACTGACTACTTCactttctttttacatttcaagaTACTGCCCTTGAGTTTTTGTCTCCTATTTATATAGCTATAAGCGATATCTCACGATTGCTGTTTGTGTCCTGAATAGCacaagtgcaaatgtgattttaaacaacagttcagtaaataataagttaagaaacatttaatttaatttaaaaataaataagttaataaacaaagtgatagttcacccaaaaataaaaattctgtcatcatttactcaccctaaaggCATTTAtggaatataaaaagaaataatgaagaatgttagtaaccagaagaaaaagaagaatctGGTTAACAATGactattaatgaataaaaatactgaGATGTTAGAATTATTCTCTTTTATGTTCCATTGTTTAAGTTAGGCCGTTGTAGCCTAAATGTCtatgtgtaatacattttatgttgaataaAAGCTTTTATATTATCTGTAATATTTGCTtgattctttatttctttcttactttattttatttcacacaataattgctttaaattatcttttgaaGTTATTTTCACAGGAAAATTTGATTTGCGATAGTCTTATGCTCAAAGATAACACAATAAATCAAACAATATATTGACCTGTAAAGCCACTTTTTGGAATTAAATTTTGTCTTTTCACGCTTATATTAATCTGCCACTAACAATTACTTTGAAATACCAataaaattattaacaatttgGAAACATTTCTCAACAAATATTGAAATGTGGATTTaatcaaagggttagttcacccaagtatgacatttctgttattaattagtttcaaacccgtaagaccttcgttcatcttcggaacacaaatcaagatttttttttaatgaaatctgagagctgtctgACCCTGCTAGACAgcaatgcaaatgaaatgttCCCAAGTCCAGAAACATAGCATAGAGATCTGTGAGTTAatccacgtgacatcagtggttcatctGCAATTATATGAAGCtaagagaatactttttgtatgcaaaagaaaaaaaataacagggTGATGCGGAGGagaaaaactgttaaataaagttattcaagatgctgattagacagcatgattattgcacaggtgtgccttgggctggccacaataaaaggccacgctaaaatgtgcagttttatcacacaacacaatgccacagatgtcgcaaaTTTTGAGGGAGTGTGCAACTGGCActaatgtccaccagagctgttgcccatgaattgaattttcatttatctaccataagccatctccaaaggcatttcagagaattataatctgcgtgaggcaaatggtgccATCAGATACGGACTGGTTTTTcagggggcaaaaacaaaagtgttgcatttataattttgttcagtgtaatttaattacaatctTTTTAATGTTTGCCAGTAAGAAATTAAGTAGAAATGACCCTTACTTAGTTATTGTACTATCATAATCCAAACAAGCAGATGACTTAAGAAAAATGCTAGGGAATAActcaatttagttattttagcgaCATCAGATAAAAACGTTAATTGCAGGATCTAACATAGCCTAGAGGAACGGTGAGAGAATAATCTACAGTAAtattttcagtttctaatccaACAGTTTCTATCCCTTATCATTTTTCTCAAGCAGCTAGAAATAGAAGAACTGAAAGTTCCTGCTGCTAGGAAATCCATCTTCTAATTAAGGGGATAATCCACGGTGAGCTCTGATGCTGCAGAAATGCATTCACGTATTGCGTCTCTGACCAACACAAAGCATCTTGGGTGAGATCAGAGGTTCAGCTGAACAGTTCAAGGGGGTAATAAACCATTACTCTGATATGAGAAGAGAAGCTAATGTTTACttgttttaaaactgttttcctAAACCTCGAGTCAGAACATACAGTTTCTCTAGAAGCTTCTATCTTTCCCTGGAGAAAATGTATCATATCTTAGACTAGAAATGCGACTCACCAAGTATTATTTGCTGTATTCAAATCAATAACTGCAGTGGTAGCTGATTAGATCACAACACATCAGTCACTAAATCTGAATGAATTAGTGTGATACTACTCATTCATCATATCAACGTAAGTGAAGCCCATCTCTAGACAGATAAATAGCCTGCGAGTACTTGCTGTCCATGCACAGTCCAGTCATCTGTTTTTGTCGGGTCCAAAGGTCATTCTAGGCTGTTTGTAGTTATAACCAGCTGCCTCTCTGACTTCTTCGAGTCATTAGAGATCACTGATGCAATAAGAGGAAAACATGAGGTGAGGTGTGCACTCTTAACTGAATTTCAGAGTGCATCTACGGCGGGCCTGTTGGTGGGTACGCCGGAGGCTTGGATTTGCTTTTGGCTTCAGCGTCTGAtgttgatgctgatgctgatgtaAGCTTGGCTCCCTTCTCTCATTCAATTCATTATGACCCTCTAATGACTGCTTTGAAAGCCCATGATAAATTTATTTGTCGGAGCCACTGAGGGATGTCATATTTTACCCAGTGCACAAACTTCTTTTCAATGACCGAATCAAAATGTGCATTAGCAAATACAAATGCAATGAAAACAACCCATTGATATGGTAATCAAGATGATTTTCTGCTTACTGTGGCTGAATCATCAGAAGCTTTTATTAAAAACTAGAAGTTTCACGAGACTCATGAGTGCTGTCTTTTATTAGCTGTTGCGTGGTTACTCCCCACAAGCAGCTCTTAACTTCTCCTTGTACTAGTAAGGTCATGTTcgtatgtaaacaaacagtgctaGCAGCTCAGCTAAATGACACATAATGGAGCTCTGGGGCTGCATAGTGTTTGCCCATTAGACATAATGTTTGTTCAGAGATATCTATTTTCCATTTTATCCACAGGGAAGTGATGATAAGGAGTGTATATACAGTTTCAAGTAAATCTCCCTGTCCTCTTGCGGAATAATATAGCATGTAGATAGATGGAGCGAGATAAGATCATTTTATTCACCATCTGATTTATGGGGTTTACTGCTTGTGGGtttgctacatttttaaaacatttatttgaacagaatGCAACACAGTTTTAGTGGTAATGTTGTAAATCATGTATTGAAGAAAATAAACAGATGATGACTGAATGTTTGTGATCTATTTtcgtattttatttcagctattttatttgtaagaaataTATAAAGCACCTATAATATGTCTTTACTATTCAAAATGCTGTAAAACAAAATCTCTGTATATGATGATTTTCCATTGTGACCCCTCTCCTGAGAATGATggactttctctctttctctcattctcaGTCTCACAAGATACAGTATGCTATGTGTTAGACTAGATATTATTTCTGAACATCTATCCTAGAATAAGCAGCTTTTTTACACTGAACTACCCCTGTTactataccatggtacagtgagGGTATTATTATGTTGTATCATATTATtgttatggttaaaaaaaaaaacactaacctGATAATACCATTGTACACATCAGTACACAGTACTCAGGTCATCATggattaaataacaaaaattaaaattctgtcatcattactcacatttatgttgttccaaacctcttttttttctgaggaacataaaataagatattctgaagaatgtttaacTGTTCTTGTCCATTatgtgaaagtcagtggggtctaaAACAAGACTGAACCCCACTGACCTCCACTATCTGGATGTAAATCACTTAGACATTGTTCAGAATTCTCATTCTTTTATGCTCCATagaggaaagaaagtcatacaggtttggaaagatatgaagttgagtaaatgttgacaagATTTATATTCTGGAGTGCACTATACCTTTAACCTCTGTGAACTCTACCACAAACTAATCACAGATCAGCATGAACAGTTATTTCCATCACTGTAACCCGAATGAACAGCAGAGCAGCATTGCAGTAAGAAAGTTCCCATATAAATAGCACATCCATAACCGGCTGATAtatcacacacaagcacactggCCAGGCAGGAATAAGCAGGTGTTCGGCATGCATAGCATGTATAAAGATCACAAACAACATTCCCATGCGGAATGCAAACGTGAGCTGTTTCTAGGATAAGGGCATCACTGCATATTTAGAGGGGTCGTACAATGTGTCTGCGCTGTCCTCATTTATCTGTCATTACTCTGGAAATCTCTTTTAGTCATTGTGGGGGTGTGAGAACTAATGTGAGAGCTAAATTTAGATCAGAGGAAGGGGTCCCTTGTTTAATCTGGAGTAATATAAATAGCAAAGAATCCTGTCATACAGTAACATTATGCAACAGATAGACCAGGTTCAACAAGCTATAATAGTTGATGTCAAATTCAAAGACTTACCTTTGGGCAGCTTGTGACTGTTTTCCACCAGCCAGGTGAACAGGTTCGCAAAGTTGCAGTTGCACACCCAAGGGTTGCCCTCTAACCTTACTACCCTGAGGGAGGGCAGTTGGCTCAGGGCACCCACCTGTAGCCCAGACAGGGCATTGCGTTCTAGTTCTAGTTCACGCAAGGAGGTAAGACCTATGAAAGCATCTTCGTTGACCATGCTCAAATATGGGTTGTTCCCTAAGCGCAACTTAATTAAGCTCCGTGACTCCCCAAAAGTCCCTTTGGGGATCTCGGTCAGGTTGTTGCAACCGAGGTCCAGGAAAACCAGCCTGGAGGAAGTGCTAAGTGTGCCCGGCTCGATGTTTGAAAGTGAGTTGTTGCGGAGGTCCAGGTAGACCAGGTCACTGTAGAGCACGAGGAAATCTGAAGGAATCCGTGGGATCCAGTTGTCCGCCAACAGCAGCCTCCGCACATCTAAGGGGATCTCGTCTGGAAGACGGGTAAGTCCGCGCCCGCTACAGTCCACAGTGTGAGGGTCTGGGCAAAGGCAGGTTGTTGGACAGTTTTCCCCTTGAATGAACAAAGTGAAGAAGAACAAAGCAAGGACAGGCTGGAGCCGGCAGACACATGGCAACATGGTCAAGAAAGACGGGGCAAAGAGAGGGAATGGGGTCAGGGGTAAAGGGATGAGGGTCAGAGGGCAGGAGACTAGGAAAGGGGAGGGGAAAGGGAAATCGAGAAGAGAAATAGAGGAATCAGTGCCAGCGCAGAAACATCCTGCCTTCCTGGGCAAGAAATCTTAAGGCTTGCACATGGAGTGGCTTGACCAAGACGCGAACGTTGTTTTCCAAGAGATCATGTAGCAAGCAGCCCTGGAGTGATGAGCAGACTGCTGGCTATGAAGGCACAAGGGGAGGAGAGATAGCGAGCTGTGGGAGGGAGTGCAAAATAATGAGAGACTGAGAGAAAGGGGTGGAGAAATCAGCAGACAGAGGTAAACAGAGACCAGAGAGGAAGAATGAGTGGAAAATCAGAGGCACGGACAGACTGGCAGTGTGGAAGAGGAGGGGTGCTCTTCCAGCCGCTCTCTCGCAATTAACCCACGTTTGATCGAAGCCTGGTGGTCTGACACAAAAGGATTCAGCATAGAGAGGCTCTGTCATGGTGAGCAAAGAGTGAAAATGTTGCATCCCTCCATTTGTCTCTCAGCTGAGCGCAGGAATGACTGCTCGACCGGCGGCTGTGAACATGACCCTTGGCACTTCGGAGCCGTTGTAACTGAGCTGTCATGGTCCTAATGAGGAGAATTCCCACAGAGAATTAGGTGCAAGGCAGCGGTGTCCTCTTCCCAGCTCTCTTTTTCCTCTTATTATCTCCCTTTCGTCTGGCTGCCGCGTGCCGTGCGATGCCTAGGCACGACTGTGTGTGATGAGAGGTTGTACAGCACGGTTTTGCAGCTCTGTTGCTATGGTGAGGACATCCAAATATCCACAATGAAGTTGTCTGCATGCAGATTAGGGACAGGCGTGGGGAACGGGGGAAGTCTATCGGCATGCTGGCTCACGGACTCCACTGCTTTTGTCCAGTGTTGTCTTTGATGTTTAATATGGAGGGACGGCGACCATACACTCAACATGTGATGTCATTTCCTTGTGAGATAAACTGTCACACAATtgcaacatattttaaatgtatttatgttcttATACTCTGTAATCAATACTGTAAATCGCTTCTTCTACATTGTAAAAATCTATTCTGTATGTCAAGGAATCAGAAATGCATTTGGACCTACATAAGAGATTATAGTAATTATTTTGTCTTGACCTTCATATGTCATAAATCAATTTCAAACCAATCCCAGAGTTTTTCATAAGTGAGGTACTCAAAGACCCATCCCTGTTTGCATTTTACTTTGCAGATGTCAGTGCCAAAGTTAATTATGGAAGTTTCTGGAAGCAAAGGGCATGTCTTCATTAATTTAGCTATCACCTTGTCGTTCACTCAATCACTGCTGCTTAGTAAAGGACATCAGGGAGGAGCTAGACAGTGTCAGACTCTCACACAGCTCCTTCAGCATCTCCAGACAGGTAAATGGAATTAGGAAAGCTTTGGTCACGACACAAAGAAAACCAGGAAATTACAACATTTTTACAGGTGAAACATGGCAGAATGGGGTCACAAAGCTATCAGTCTGCAATCTAATTTGAAAGAGCTGTGACCAAGAGTGAATACTGTAATTTACAGCTCACTGCTTTGTGCACTTGTCCAGAATAAAGGCAGGCTTTAAAACATCTTGAAGAAAGATATTATCTGTGTGTGCCAGCCTCCCTCTTGAAGACAATGATCTTagcaactttttattttcacattgaatTGAACCTATAAAATACAGACAGGATCGAAGAATCAATGCAATACAAGGAAAGCAAAGAAGTATCTATaaccagtgttgtgggtaacgcgttacaaagtaacgcgttagagtactctaattacttttttcctgaaatgtgtaacttaacgcgttagtttcgtgcggaagtaatcagtaacttcgttatttttttaaaaaagtaatccgttattttaaggaaaggaaaatcccgactgcagcctgctttttgtcagacagtaggcctaggtctactgtgccacctgcggatgtatcagcggagccgaagctctgtgattgtaaagtcaatggctgtgatacgtctgtgccctgcgcctgaccctgtgtgtgtgtggcttttttttcgaactcccggcaagatggcagagaggacaacgtttggtttatggaagtaagcacattattttcaatttgtcaacgaaaaagaaaagaacataacggtaaaatgcacactctgtgagtgacactttaataataattagttcggctattaagcgatttgtcatttgcctgtgtggcagtgaaagatttaattcggtttgttatcatttttgtttgacaggcagctgttaatttctgttagatcgttggctggctgattgttcatcatttctaaatggatttaaatctgcaagcctgtttaaggttgtgtttacaagtaagcatacttgtactttgataactgcattatttaaagttaaagaaaaatcaggagttatcttgtggtgctcataatatacagtagcctaggctacccgggctgggtaggtgcgaattttgattaataatatgttctgtgataataaataaataaaacgccatgtggaatagcctattgctgactgtctttcctgttattgttatccagtgttaatttagtcggatgactgacgttattcattgtcgggagtcacgacttttAGGTGAATTTAAAGGgaccgggggctgtgtctgtcatgtgtgagccgctgcgaacttcttttaatttttggtaacgcatgagtactctaacgcgttacttttatgaataggtaacgctgtatcataactgattacttttaattgatggtaacgttgtaacctaactaactactttccaaagtaactatacccaacactgtctATAACATCACTCATGACTTCATAATGGTGCACACTCCCAAAGGTAAAGTTCTCTATTGAAGCTCCATGGTTGACTTTGCATGGTTGATCCCACAAATTGTCTTTGGAATAAGGCCATATTACAATAAAACTGCACAATTAATAAGATGCACATTGAAAACATGTAAGGGGGAATGTGTGTCTGTGACAGGGGATTGGAATcatgactttcattgcatgggAATAAACACTATACTGTACATAGGACAAAGATATGCTTATTTAAGACAGGCCATATAAAAAATGCCTTTTGCTGGaagaattgtatatatatatatagaaactgtGTCTGTATCTCATTATTGATTCCTGTTATTGATATTTTTGCCATGTAAAGTAACCAAGTCCAGTTAAAGTTTTATAGTTATGTAATTAGAACTACAGGAACAGAGACTTGCCAAACACAAAAATGGACTTCCTTTCTGTTATATTTAATATCACAACTCATGTAATGGCTGTATAGTCACTATTAATGGAATTATGTATATTGTAATGatgtcattttactttgtttctTCACATACTTCCAGGGCTAAATGCACTCAGAAAACAACTGTTAATACATGCATATTAAAACATACTAAAAACAAAAGTGTGGGGTAACATGACAATAAAACCTAAAAAGAAAACATGGTAAAACCTCAAAATAAAAGGCAAATTACACATTATTAATTGGCTGAAAACGAAGAAGCATACTACTAATCTTATTAAAATTCActgtatattttttctttaatattttaaggTCAAGACTGCAAAATAACTATTTCTTATGGTTGACACTGTTTgctctttatttaaaaatctgcTCAGCTGTGCAGACAGCTGTTTACGTGGCCTCTAAGAATTATAAAACCAGCCCGGACCTCTCAGATTTACTGTGCTTGATTGTTTGTCCATCATACAAATTAGGCATGTtcacacttttatatatatatatatatatatatatatatatatatatatttatatatatatataatttagtactttctttctttattttgttgttgttgtacctattgagaaaaacaaaactaaagaagGTCATTTCTTTGTTGGTTTGGTGTTCTCCATGGCTTTCTTCTCACAAGAGAATAGCACTTCATGAAATAAAACTGTAGCCTACAACATGTGGTTCCCATCTTGCTTATGTTTTTGGCTCTGGAACTAAGGTGCTACGCTTTGTGGGTGGATTTAGCACCAGATGCTGCTAATGCAACTGAACAGTTTGATTATTAAAAGTGTCAGCTGTTTAAAAAGTTTATACGAATGTAAAAAATATGCTAGACTAAAGTCACCAGTTAATCGTCTTCAGATATTAATTAGGACATTACACTTATCAATCAACAACATTTACCCTATGTTTGGGAAGGTTGTTTTACTGCAGGTGTTATGAAACAGTAAGTTTCGCCAAATTACTTATTAAATCAATATAACTCACAGCTTCTACTATGAATAATAAGAATGTTAATAATACcacaataatacacaatattACATAAATCTCTATAAATCAGTTGTCATCACCAGTATTCATTAATCTTTGTACCTGTGAAGTTAGTTAGTCAATCTAAATTAGCAAATTgatctaatattttaaaataagtaatctGACTTAAGTTAAAAAGCACAGGGTAAATTTGTAaaacttggtaaaaaaaataataaattccaaTCAGGTAGAAATCCAATCCAATCGTTCAAATCCAATGGGGGCAATCCAAGAAGCAAGAACGTGAAAACAGGCAGAATCGTACACAGACAGGCA includes these proteins:
- the LOC113080800 gene encoding leucine-rich repeat-containing protein 38-like, producing MLPCVCRLQPVLALFFFTLFIQGENCPTTCLCPDPHTVDCSGRGLTRLPDEIPLDVRRLLLADNWIPRIPSDFLVLYSDLVYLDLRNNSLSNIEPGTLSTSSRLVFLDLGCNNLTEIPKGTFGESRSLIKLRLGNNPYLSMVNEDAFIGLTSLRELELERNALSGLQVGALSQLPSLRVVRLEGNPWVCNCNFANLFTWLVENSHKLPKGIEGMECSLPTDGRRVPLSQLSQDSFRECQITLTLTDFFIIIFSGISVSVAAIMASFFLASTVHCFQRWSKGTKGDEEESEE